The Elaeis guineensis isolate ETL-2024a chromosome 13, EG11, whole genome shotgun sequence genome includes a region encoding these proteins:
- the LOC105056733 gene encoding uncharacterized protein — MAKLIRWFSEVVKAPTEALRERTEQWAATVMVARSLGRCVSLELVVRDFWLRRGVKGEIAPYGLERGLLLFRFEVTEERDLVLQRPWTAAGQALALELWRLGFFPVEGAITTALLWVRLPWLPVEFWDEEALQEVLRLVGELVSMDECTAKMRRLEFAKVCIRIDLGHPLLLGVLVEGPSGLFWQHFVYESVEGVYLQCGLFHPLEECCR; from the coding sequence ATGGCAAAGCTAATCAGATGGTTTTCGGAGGTTGTCAAGGCCCCGACAGAGGCCCTCCGGGAGCGAACGGAGCAGTGGGCGGCCACTGTGATGGTTGCAAGGAGCTTGGGACGATGTGTTTCGCTGGAGCTGGTGGTCAGGGACTTCTGGCTCCGGAGAGGGGTTAAGGGGGAAATTGCTCCGTATGGCCTGGAGAGGGGATTGCTCCTCTTTCGGTTCGAGGTGACGGAGGAACGTGATCTCGTCCTCCAACGGCCTTGGACTGCAGCTGGACAGGCTCTTGCCCTCGAATTATGGAGGCTGGGATTCTTTCCGGTGGAGGGGGCGATTACGACGGCACTTCTCTGGGTTCGTCTCCCTTGGCTCCCGGTGGAGTTCTGGGATGAGGAGGCACTGCAGGAGGTATTGCGGCTTGTCGGAGAATTGGTCTCCATGGATGAGTGCACGGCGAAGATGCGTCGGTTGGAGTTTGCAAAGGTGTGCATTCGGATTGACCTCGGCCATCCTCTGCTGTTAGGGGTGCTCGTTGAGGGGCCATCTGGCCTGTTTTGGCAGCATTTCGTCTATGAGAGTGTTGAAGGTGTTTACCTCCAATGTGGACTTTTTCATCCACTAGAGGAGTGTTGCCGATAG